In a single window of the Pirellulales bacterium genome:
- a CDS encoding DUF1559 domain-containing protein, protein MPKQRRGFTLVELLVVIAIIGILIGLLLPAVQMAREAARKAQCSNNLKQVGLALHNYQTTYLVFPPAEMYPAPSTGTTSVHLGLLPFIEQGNLASAYVSSQSMAIQQQIPTYNCPSDSSVDAVVDGGGPSPDTFTYRWPINYGFNYGTWFLYDWARNVASDGPFVINSALGPQAITDGLSNTLGAAEVKAQLQSGGIKMGIGYIRSLKLPNMADPTNTTLPASPAALLTLLGVNPQASSFSGDGSTLNSNLHLDYNNPTVTQTGFTTAFTPNAPMYVTVTNQNVGTGTPVSQGGNQVPNVSGTYDVDYVSLAEKAMTSGYTFAAVTSRSYHPGVVNCLLMDGSVRGVASTIQPQTWHALGTRSGADIAGDY, encoded by the coding sequence ATGCCGAAACAGCGTCGTGGTTTCACTCTGGTCGAATTGCTGGTCGTTATTGCCATCATTGGCATCTTGATCGGCCTGTTGTTGCCGGCCGTGCAAATGGCGCGCGAAGCGGCGCGCAAGGCCCAGTGTTCGAATAATCTCAAGCAGGTGGGACTCGCGCTACACAATTACCAGACGACCTACCTCGTCTTTCCCCCGGCCGAGATGTATCCCGCTCCCTCGACGGGTACGACGTCCGTGCATCTCGGGCTGCTCCCCTTTATCGAACAGGGCAACCTGGCGAGCGCGTACGTCTCGTCGCAAAGCATGGCGATTCAGCAGCAGATCCCCACCTATAACTGCCCCAGCGATTCTAGCGTAGATGCGGTAGTCGACGGCGGCGGACCATCACCCGACACGTTCACCTACCGCTGGCCCATCAACTACGGATTCAACTACGGCACCTGGTTCCTATACGACTGGGCGCGCAATGTCGCCAGCGACGGGCCCTTCGTCATCAATAGCGCGCTGGGGCCTCAAGCAATCACCGATGGGCTCAGCAACACATTGGGTGCGGCAGAGGTGAAAGCCCAACTTCAATCGGGCGGTATCAAGATGGGCATCGGCTATATCCGCAGCCTTAAGCTCCCCAACATGGCGGACCCGACGAACACGACGCTGCCGGCGAGCCCGGCTGCTCTGCTCACGTTGCTCGGAGTGAATCCGCAGGCGAGCAGTTTCAGCGGTGATGGCAGCACCCTCAACAGCAACTTGCACTTGGACTACAACAACCCGACTGTCACTCAGACGGGCTTTACGACTGCGTTTACTCCGAATGCACCCATGTATGTCACCGTCACGAATCAGAATGTGGGCACGGGTACGCCCGTGAGCCAGGGGGGTAATCAGGTGCCGAACGTGTCGGGCACGTACGACGTCGACTATGTCTCGTTAGCAGAAAAGGCGATGACCAGCGGATACACGTTCGCCGCCGTCACGTCGCGAAGTTATCATCCGGGCGTGGTTAATTGTTTGCTCATGGATGGTTCGGTGCGCGGGGTCGCTTCAACCATCCAACCGCAGACGTGGCACGCCCTGGGAACCCGCAGCGGAGCCGATATCGCAGGCGACTATTGA
- a CDS encoding PEP-CTERM sorting domain-containing protein yields the protein MSRRMNRIVSVVVVLMAVLAAQAAADPLPGEVLKFEQFPLVAGPNGGYPGHDEISTIAPANVAPGYTGQYMADDFADKFSTPVVDVGWWGSYLQGSGATQFLISFESDVPADPAGEFSHPGQVLSAQIVTLGALTAGSGTFTETAVPNPGSPDGNLFQYNAELSVPFAEQPNTVYWLKIVAIQQPGQGFVWGWHDRDWSIQNPLASTAPAVSPGEHVLGIVAPGIPVYHFQDDAVSGTMTLDPTTLPLPGPISPGSVHQALGTPQNYILPWDGPAAVPGTTFPGIDSFSKDLAFSLYTRTPEPSTFVLLGLGSLACGLSQWRKARRGL from the coding sequence ATGTCACGTCGCATGAATCGCATCGTGTCGGTCGTTGTCGTCCTGATGGCGGTCCTGGCTGCACAGGCTGCTGCGGATCCACTGCCTGGTGAAGTTCTAAAGTTCGAGCAATTCCCGTTAGTGGCGGGTCCCAATGGCGGCTATCCAGGCCACGACGAAATCAGCACCATCGCACCCGCGAATGTCGCCCCAGGTTACACGGGACAGTACATGGCCGATGATTTTGCTGACAAGTTCTCAACGCCAGTGGTCGATGTCGGTTGGTGGGGTTCGTACTTGCAAGGGAGCGGCGCCACGCAGTTTCTGATCTCTTTCGAGTCTGATGTGCCGGCCGATCCTGCTGGTGAATTCAGTCATCCCGGCCAGGTGCTCTCGGCACAGATCGTAACCCTGGGCGCGCTCACTGCGGGATCGGGCACCTTCACCGAGACTGCCGTACCGAATCCAGGCAGTCCGGACGGCAACCTGTTTCAATACAACGCTGAGTTGAGCGTGCCGTTTGCCGAGCAGCCGAACACCGTCTACTGGTTGAAGATCGTGGCCATACAACAACCAGGGCAGGGATTTGTGTGGGGCTGGCATGATCGCGATTGGTCGATTCAAAATCCGTTGGCGTCGACCGCGCCGGCGGTGTCTCCCGGCGAGCACGTGCTGGGGATAGTCGCTCCGGGCATTCCTGTGTACCACTTTCAAGACGATGCGGTATCGGGAACGATGACGCTCGACCCGACGACGCTGCCGCTGCCTGGCCCAATCTCGCCGGGTTCGGTTCACCAGGCCCTTGGCACCCCGCAGAACTACATTCTGCCGTGGGACGGACCGGCGGCCGTTCCGGGGACGACGTTTCCGGGCATCGACTCGTTCTCGAAGGACCTGGCATTTTCGCTGTACACCAGGACGCCGGAGCCCTCGACGTTTGTCCTCTTAGGACTGGGTTCCCTGGCGTGCGGGCTGAGCCAATGGCGCAAAGCACGCCGCGGCTTGTGA
- a CDS encoding DUF1501 domain-containing protein: MPTFRPSTATHPRLTRRAALEAGTVSLLGLGMNHLAALRSAAAPSARAASTTGRARAVIYIFLSGGMSQHESFDLKPAAPDGIRGEFRPISTRTPGIEICEHLPELAKRSHLWSLVRSLTHGTNDHSAGHMFMLSGVSSVPPAFDPLGPKSTDWPSIAAIAGVAQPRQNNLPPAVVLPERLIHRSGRVIPGQFGGQMGMQRDPWFVDASPFNATSYGAWPEYGFHFERGAENPAGFAFQAPNLSLPEGLAGDRFQKRLALLDEVGRQRAGLERLASDERFDRYRQDAISLLADPRVHQAFDVAHAEPAVQERYGRNVFGWSLLMAKRLVQAGVSLVQVNLGNNETWDTHQSIFPVLKDQLFPPTDRALSALLDDLEMEGLLDSTLIVMAGEFGRTPRISTLAGMKLPGRDHWGAVQSVFFAGGGVRGGTVIGSSDRNGGHPANTPVKPENMAASIYQSLGIPDMAVWHDQEDRPHQIYHGEPIPGLT; this comes from the coding sequence ATGCCCACCTTTCGCCCGTCGACCGCGACCCACCCGCGCTTAACGCGCCGGGCTGCGCTAGAAGCCGGCACCGTGAGCCTGCTGGGGCTTGGTATGAATCACCTGGCCGCGCTGCGGAGCGCCGCCGCTCCGTCGGCACGTGCCGCGTCCACGACGGGGCGCGCTCGCGCTGTAATCTACATCTTTCTCTCCGGCGGAATGTCGCAGCACGAGAGTTTTGACCTGAAACCCGCTGCCCCGGACGGGATCCGCGGAGAATTTCGGCCAATCTCGACCCGGACACCAGGCATCGAGATCTGCGAACATTTGCCGGAGTTGGCCAAGCGAAGCCACCTGTGGTCGCTGGTCCGTTCACTGACACATGGCACGAACGATCATTCCGCAGGCCACATGTTTATGCTCTCGGGCGTGTCGTCCGTGCCGCCGGCGTTCGATCCCCTCGGGCCGAAATCGACCGATTGGCCTTCGATCGCTGCGATCGCTGGCGTCGCGCAACCACGGCAAAACAATCTCCCGCCGGCCGTGGTACTGCCCGAGCGGCTCATTCACCGCTCTGGGCGTGTCATTCCTGGCCAATTTGGCGGCCAGATGGGGATGCAGCGTGATCCTTGGTTTGTCGACGCCTCGCCGTTCAACGCCACCTCTTACGGCGCCTGGCCGGAGTACGGATTTCATTTCGAGCGCGGTGCCGAGAATCCCGCGGGCTTTGCCTTTCAGGCACCGAATTTGTCCCTGCCCGAGGGGTTGGCCGGCGATCGATTTCAAAAGCGATTGGCGCTACTAGACGAAGTAGGCCGACAACGCGCGGGTCTGGAGCGATTAGCCAGCGACGAGCGCTTTGACCGCTACCGGCAGGATGCGATCTCTCTGTTGGCTGATCCGCGCGTCCATCAAGCATTCGATGTCGCGCATGCCGAGCCGGCCGTGCAAGAACGGTATGGCCGCAACGTGTTTGGCTGGTCGCTATTGATGGCCAAGCGTCTGGTGCAGGCCGGCGTTAGTTTGGTGCAGGTGAATCTGGGAAACAACGAAACCTGGGATACGCACCAGAGCATCTTCCCCGTACTGAAGGACCAATTGTTTCCCCCCACGGATCGCGCCCTATCGGCATTGTTGGACGACTTGGAGATGGAAGGACTCCTCGATAGCACGTTGATCGTAATGGCAGGCGAGTTCGGGCGCACTCCGAGGATCTCGACACTGGCCGGAATGAAGTTGCCAGGGCGTGATCACTGGGGCGCGGTGCAAAGCGTTTTCTTCGCGGGAGGCGGCGTGCGCGGAGGAACGGTCATTGGCTCATCGGATCGCAACGGCGGTCACCCGGCCAACACCCCCGTAAAGCCCGAGAACATGGCCGCCTCGATCTACCAATCGCTTGGTATTCCTGACATGGCCGTGTGGCACGATCAGGAAGATCGACCGCATCAGATCTATCACGGCGAGCCGATTCCCGGATTGACCTAA